The Solea senegalensis isolate Sse05_10M linkage group LG4, IFAPA_SoseM_1, whole genome shotgun sequence genome includes a region encoding these proteins:
- the manf gene encoding mesencephalic astrocyte-derived neurotrophic factor, which produces MLTLSGLSVALALALVLGAAGALKDGECEVCVTFLGKFYQSLSDNNVKFNSVDIEKALVKTCKDARGKENRFCYYIGATSDAATKIINEVSRPLSSHIPVERICEKLKKKDGQICELKYDKQLDLSTVDLKKLKVKDLKKILEEWGESCKGCAEKSDFIRKITELMPKYAPVAAKARTDL; this is translated from the exons ATGTTGACTCTAAGCGGGTTGTCAGTggctctcgctctcgctctggTGCTGGGTGCCGCCGGAGCTCTGAAAGACGGAGAGTGTGAAG TGTGCGTCACGTTCCTCGGGAAGTTCTACCAGTCGCTCAGTGACAACAATGTGAAGTTCAACAGCGTGGACATCGAGAAGGCTCTCGTGAAGACCTGCAAGGACGCGAGAGGCAAAGAGAACCGCTTT TGTTACTACATCGGGGCGACGTCTGACGCAGCCACTAAGATAATCAACGAGGTTTCTCGGCCGCTCAGCTCCCACATCCCCGTGGAGAGGATCTGCGAGAAACTCAAGAAGAAGGACGGACAGATCTGTGAACTCAAATACg ACAAACAGCTGGACCTGAGCACGGTGGACCTGAAGAAGCTCAAAGTGAAGGACCTGAAGAAGATCTTGGAGGAGTGGGGCGAGTCCTGCAAAGGATGTGCCGAAAAGTCCGACTTCATCCGCAAAATCACGGAGCTCATGCCCAAATATGCGCCAGTGGCCGCCAAAGCACGGACAGACttgtaa
- the pigu gene encoding phosphatidylinositol glycan anchor biosynthesis class U protein, with the protein MAAPLTLLLLVAVTIRAALFRSCLTDLIAERVEVVSPLTAWKRVVEGLALLDLGVSPYSGDVFHETPLIIYLFHFVVDYAEVTFMLADVITAVALYMAVKDYNKQVFRKQKFALEADRYPLDCLELIRSPKEMYYIPLKVAMFYLLNPFTILSCVAKSTCGLNNAVIALFILSTIRGNVLLSAVFLSLSTYQSIYPLTLCAPALLYLMQRQYIPVNFRRASFWWFITEYAFMYLGSLSVIVCLSFFLLGSWDYLPSVYGFILSVPDLTPNIGLFWYFFAEMFEHFRLFFLCVFQINVFFYTIPLSIKLKEHPVFLIFMQLAVISIFKSYPTVGDIALYMSFLPVWSHLHRFLRNIFLVSCVLLACSALFPVLWHLWIYAGSANSNFYYAITLLFNVAQILLVSDYFYAFLRREHHLTYGLYLKRKDGSEATLILK; encoded by the exons ATGGCGGCTCCGTTGACTCTGCTCCTGCTTGTGGCCGTCACTATCCGCGCTGCTCTCTTCAGGTCCTGTTTAACGGACTTAATTGCGGAGAGGGTGGAGGTGGTGTCGCCACTGACCGCCTGGAAGAGAG tggTTGAAGGTTTGGCTCTGCTTGATCTGGGAGTGTCACCATACTCTGGAGATGTTTTCCATGAG aCTCCTCTCATCATTTACCTCTTTCACTTTGTGGTGGACTACGCCGAGGTGACATTTATG TTGGCAGATGTGATCACTGCGGTGGCGCTCTACATGGCCGTGAAGGACTACAACAAACAAGTG TTCAGAAAGCAGAAATTTGCCTTGGAGGCCGACCGCTACCCCCTCGACTGTCTGGAGCTCATCAGAAGCCCCAAAGAAATGTACTACATCCCTCTGAAAGTAGCCATGTT TTATCTGTTGAACCCGTTCACCATCCTGTCCTGTGTCGCCAAGTCGACCTGCGGTCTGAACAACGCCGTCATCgccctcttcatcctctctaCAATAAGGG gaaATGTTTTGCTCAGTGCCGTGTTTCTGTCCTTGTCCACGTATCAGTCCATCTACCCTCTCACTCTGTGTGCTCCAGCGCTGCTCTACTTGATGCAG CGTCAGTACATTCCCGTGAACTTCCGTCGCGCCAGTTTCTGGTGGTTCATCACGGAGTACGCCTTCATGTACCTGGGCAGCCTCTCCGTCAtcgtctgtctctcttttttcctgctcggCTCCTGGGATTACCTGCCCTCAGTCTACGGCTTCAT TCTCTCCGTACCTGACCTGACCCCCAACATCGGCCTCTTCTGGTATTTCTTCGCCGAGATGTTTGAACACTTCcgcctcttcttcctctgcgtTTTCCAGATCAATGTTTTCTTCTACACCATCCCTCTGTCCATCAAACTCAA agagcATCCGGTGTTCCTGATATTCATGCAGTTGGCTGTCATCTCCATCTTTAAGTCTTATCCCACAGTAGGAGACATCGCTCTCTACAtgtccttccttcctgtgtGGAGTCACCTGCACAGAT TCTTGAGGAACATCTTCCTGGTGTCCTGCGTTCTGTTGGCGTGTTCCGCTCTGTTCCCGGTTCTCTGGCACCTCTGGATCTACGCCGGCAGCGCCAACTCCAACTTCTACTACGCCATAACGTTGCTGTTCAATGTGGCTCAG ATCCTGTTGGTGTCGGATTATTTCTACGCCTTCCTGAGGAGAGAACACCACCTCACCTATGGACTGTACCTGAAGAGGAAAGACGGCTCTGAGGCAACACTcattctgaaataa
- the psmf1 gene encoding proteasome inhibitor PI31 subunit, which yields MAGLEVLFTCVSDNIRSAHDAVVCFVHWEMIKSGYRCVGSGDTPSGSDKKSEMLPSDWSSNREIYSLRYQANDSNAQLLLKAMVVDSSLIFNLMNLSTQQVSDLTVNMSDHVNADQLHTFDSVYKDADSLTVKVRTQLLPPQETTTGRRTTRKSRRDEDEEQRRGREDSDPLRVPSRHHPHPHRPNPLVPPFAAGGADLDPFGSHGGGGMIVDPLRSGYPRSGFDPSSGIPDILPPGAVPPGARFDPFGPIGQRRPGPDPDHMPPPGYDDMFM from the exons ATGGCAGGTTTGGAGGTTTTGTTCACCTGCGTGTCTGACAACATTAGGTCAGCACACGACGCCGTGGTTTGCTTCGTGCACTGGGAAATGATCAAGAGCGGATACCGGTGTGTCGGCTCCGGAGACACG CCCAGTGGCTCTGATAAGAAGTCGGAGATGCTGCCTTCAGACTGGAGCAGCAACAGAGAGATATACAGCCTGAGATACCAAGCAAATGACAGCAACGCACAACTGCTGCTCAAAGCCATGGTCGTCGACTCCAGTTTGATCTTCAACCTgatg aaccTCAGCACGCAGCAGGTGTCAGACTTGACGGTGAACATGAGCGATCACGTGAACGCTGATCAGTTGCACACATTTGAcag TGTCTACAAAGATGCGGACAGTCTGACGGTGAAGGTGAGGACTCAGCTGCTGCCGCCTCAGGAGACAACAACGGGACGGAGGACGACGAGGAAGAGTCGGagggacgaggacgaggagcagaggagaggaagagaggacagCGACCCCTTGCGTGTCCCCAGCCGACATCATCCTCATCCACACAG GCCCAACCCCCTGGTTCCTCCATttgctgcaggaggagcagatCTGGATCCATTTGG GTCTCACGGCGGTGGCGGGATGATAGTTGACCCGTTGAGGTCGGGTTATCCTCGCTCTGGTTTTGATCCGTCCAGTGGAATTCCCGACATTCTGCCTCCTGGTGCCGTTCCCCCGGGAGCTCGCTTTGACCCGTTTGGACCCATCGGGCAACGGAGACCAGG GCCGGATCCAGATCACATGCCTCCTCCTGGTTATGACGACATGTTCATGTAg
- the tmem74b gene encoding transmembrane protein 74B isoform X1 has protein sequence METSFDAVELRELRGGADRRGACQTAATVSCAAHGFENASFQQDEEQIHQQEATESATCQPSTSSSNKQQHRELCPQSYDEEDGVGSGEHEDGQDFTERNPPEDHSADYGFIFALVFLVGGIVLVVIAYTIPREAKVDPDSVSARQMEKLEMYYAELGAHLDKCIIAGLGLLTLGGMFLSVLLMVSICRGEMYRRRVAFVRPKRTYGSINLRLKQLATGEAGGAEAGGEELLVGQAQNGNNIQSGPSCDSNSESEPGPSRLLPTAAASSSSSAALGVI, from the exons ATGGAGACCTCATTCGACGCCGTAGAGCTCCGGGAGCTGAGGGGCGGAGCAGACCGGCGAGGTGCGTGTCAGACGGCGGCCACAGTGAGCTGCGCCGCCCACGGCTTTGAAAACGCGTCCTTCCAGCAGGACGAAGAGCAAATCCACCAGCAGGAGGCGACAGAGTCAGCGACCTGTCAGCCCTCAACTTCAAGCAGCAACAAG cagcagcatcgcgagctctgtcctcagtcgTACGACGAGGAGGACGGCGTCGGCAGCGGCGAGCACGAGGATGGACAGGACTTCACCGAGCGGAATCCTCCTGAAGACCACTCTGCCGACTACGGCTTCATCTTCGCCCTGGTGTTCCTGGTGGGCGGGATCGTCCTGGTCGTCATCGCCTACACCATCCCCAGAGAGGCCAAAGTCGACCCGGACTCGGTGTCGGCTCGCCAGATGGAGAAGCTGGAGATGTACTACGCCGAGCTGGGCGCACACCTGGACAAGTGCATCATCGCCGGTCTGGGCCTGCTGACGCTGGGCGGGATGTTCCTGTCCGTGCTGCTCATGGTTTCCATCTGCCGGGGAGAGATGTACCGCCGCAGGGTGGCGTTTGTTCGACCCAAGAGGACGTACGGCTCCATCAATCTGAGGCTGAAGCAGCTGGCGACGGGAGAGGCAGGTGGAGCTGAGGCCGGGGGTGAGGAGCTTTTGGTGGGACAAGCACAGAATGGAAATAACATACAATCGGGGCCGAGCTGTGACTCAAATTCAGAATCAGAACCGGGACCAAGCAGACTCCTCCCCACTGCGgctgcttcctcttcttcttcagctgcaCTTGGAGTCATTTAG
- the tmem74b gene encoding transmembrane protein 74B isoform X2 produces the protein METSFDAVELRELRGGADRRGACQTAATVSCAAHGFENASFQQDEEQIHQQEATESATCQPSTSSSNKQHRELCPQSYDEEDGVGSGEHEDGQDFTERNPPEDHSADYGFIFALVFLVGGIVLVVIAYTIPREAKVDPDSVSARQMEKLEMYYAELGAHLDKCIIAGLGLLTLGGMFLSVLLMVSICRGEMYRRRVAFVRPKRTYGSINLRLKQLATGEAGGAEAGGEELLVGQAQNGNNIQSGPSCDSNSESEPGPSRLLPTAAASSSSSAALGVI, from the exons ATGGAGACCTCATTCGACGCCGTAGAGCTCCGGGAGCTGAGGGGCGGAGCAGACCGGCGAGGTGCGTGTCAGACGGCGGCCACAGTGAGCTGCGCCGCCCACGGCTTTGAAAACGCGTCCTTCCAGCAGGACGAAGAGCAAATCCACCAGCAGGAGGCGACAGAGTCAGCGACCTGTCAGCCCTCAACTTCAAGCAGCAACAAG cagcatcgcgagctctgtcctcagtcgTACGACGAGGAGGACGGCGTCGGCAGCGGCGAGCACGAGGATGGACAGGACTTCACCGAGCGGAATCCTCCTGAAGACCACTCTGCCGACTACGGCTTCATCTTCGCCCTGGTGTTCCTGGTGGGCGGGATCGTCCTGGTCGTCATCGCCTACACCATCCCCAGAGAGGCCAAAGTCGACCCGGACTCGGTGTCGGCTCGCCAGATGGAGAAGCTGGAGATGTACTACGCCGAGCTGGGCGCACACCTGGACAAGTGCATCATCGCCGGTCTGGGCCTGCTGACGCTGGGCGGGATGTTCCTGTCCGTGCTGCTCATGGTTTCCATCTGCCGGGGAGAGATGTACCGCCGCAGGGTGGCGTTTGTTCGACCCAAGAGGACGTACGGCTCCATCAATCTGAGGCTGAAGCAGCTGGCGACGGGAGAGGCAGGTGGAGCTGAGGCCGGGGGTGAGGAGCTTTTGGTGGGACAAGCACAGAATGGAAATAACATACAATCGGGGCCGAGCTGTGACTCAAATTCAGAATCAGAACCGGGACCAAGCAGACTCCTCCCCACTGCGgctgcttcctcttcttcttcagctgcaCTTGGAGTCATTTAG